The following are from one region of the Epinephelus fuscoguttatus linkage group LG11, E.fuscoguttatus.final_Chr_v1 genome:
- the max gene encoding protein max isoform X4: MSDNDDIEVDSDEDSPRYHCVADKRAHHNALERKRRDHIKDSFHSLRDSVPALQGEKQSTKQASRAQILDKATEYIQYMRRKNHTHQQDIDDLKRQNALLEQQVRALEKVKGSAQLQASYSSSDSSLYTNPKGSAVSAFDGGSDSSSESEAESEPPNRKKLRVEAS; encoded by the exons ATGAGTGATAACGATGACATCGAAGTCGATAGTGAC GAAGACTCGCCGAGATATCACTGTGTG GCAGACAAACGGGCACACCACAATGCACTGGAGCGCAAACGTAGGGACCACATCAAAGACAGCTTTCACAGCCTCCGGGACTCGGTACCTGCCCTGCAGGGAGAAAAG CAGTCTACCAAACAGGCGTCTCGAGCTCAAATCCTAGACAAAGCCACAGAGTACATCCAATACATGAGACGAAAAAACCACACGCACCAGCAGGACATCGACGACCTGAAGAGGCAGAACGCACTGCTGGAGCAGCAAG TCCGTGCTCTGGAGAAGGTGAAGGGCTCCGCGCAGCTCCAGGCCAGCTACTCCTCGTCTGACAGCAGCCTGTATACCAACCCCAAAGGCAGTGCCGTGTCGGCGTTCGACGGGGGCTCTGACTCCAGCTCCGAGTCCGAGGCCGAGTCGGAGCCTCCCAACAGGAAGAAGCTGCGCGTGGAGGCCAGCTAG
- the max gene encoding protein max isoform X7, whose protein sequence is MSDNDDIEVDSDADKRAHHNALERKRRDHIKDSFHSLRDSVPALQGEKASRAQILDKATEYIQYMRRKNHTHQQDIDDLKRQNALLEQQVRALEKVKGSAQLQASYSSSDSSLYTNPKGSAVSAFDGGSDSSSESEAESEPPNRKKLRVEAS, encoded by the exons ATGAGTGATAACGATGACATCGAAGTCGATAGTGAC GCAGACAAACGGGCACACCACAATGCACTGGAGCGCAAACGTAGGGACCACATCAAAGACAGCTTTCACAGCCTCCGGGACTCGGTACCTGCCCTGCAGGGAGAAAAG GCGTCTCGAGCTCAAATCCTAGACAAAGCCACAGAGTACATCCAATACATGAGACGAAAAAACCACACGCACCAGCAGGACATCGACGACCTGAAGAGGCAGAACGCACTGCTGGAGCAGCAAG TCCGTGCTCTGGAGAAGGTGAAGGGCTCCGCGCAGCTCCAGGCCAGCTACTCCTCGTCTGACAGCAGCCTGTATACCAACCCCAAAGGCAGTGCCGTGTCGGCGTTCGACGGGGGCTCTGACTCCAGCTCCGAGTCCGAGGCCGAGTCGGAGCCTCCCAACAGGAAGAAGCTGCGCGTGGAGGCCAGCTAG
- the max gene encoding protein max isoform X2, whose protein sequence is MSDNDDIEVDSDEDSPRYHCVADKRAHHNALERKRRDHIKDSFHSLRDSVPALQGEKVGTAQPAAPPGTRCSGSHASRAQILDKATEYIQYMRRKNHTHQQDIDDLKRQNALLEQQVRALEKVKGSAQLQASYSSSDSSLYTNPKGSAVSAFDGGSDSSSESEAESEPPNRKKLRVEAS, encoded by the exons ATGAGTGATAACGATGACATCGAAGTCGATAGTGAC GAAGACTCGCCGAGATATCACTGTGTG GCAGACAAACGGGCACACCACAATGCACTGGAGCGCAAACGTAGGGACCACATCAAAGACAGCTTTCACAGCCTCCGGGACTCGGTACCTGCCCTGCAGGGAGAAAAGGTTGGTACAGCTcagcctgcagctcctccaggcACACGATGTTCAGGCTCTCAT GCGTCTCGAGCTCAAATCCTAGACAAAGCCACAGAGTACATCCAATACATGAGACGAAAAAACCACACGCACCAGCAGGACATCGACGACCTGAAGAGGCAGAACGCACTGCTGGAGCAGCAAG TCCGTGCTCTGGAGAAGGTGAAGGGCTCCGCGCAGCTCCAGGCCAGCTACTCCTCGTCTGACAGCAGCCTGTATACCAACCCCAAAGGCAGTGCCGTGTCGGCGTTCGACGGGGGCTCTGACTCCAGCTCCGAGTCCGAGGCCGAGTCGGAGCCTCCCAACAGGAAGAAGCTGCGCGTGGAGGCCAGCTAG
- the max gene encoding protein max isoform X5 has product MSDNDDIEVDSDEDSPRYHCVADKRAHHNALERKRRDHIKDSFHSLRDSVPALQGEKASRAQILDKATEYIQYMRRKNHTHQQDIDDLKRQNALLEQQVRALEKVKGSAQLQASYSSSDSSLYTNPKGSAVSAFDGGSDSSSESEAESEPPNRKKLRVEAS; this is encoded by the exons ATGAGTGATAACGATGACATCGAAGTCGATAGTGAC GAAGACTCGCCGAGATATCACTGTGTG GCAGACAAACGGGCACACCACAATGCACTGGAGCGCAAACGTAGGGACCACATCAAAGACAGCTTTCACAGCCTCCGGGACTCGGTACCTGCCCTGCAGGGAGAAAAG GCGTCTCGAGCTCAAATCCTAGACAAAGCCACAGAGTACATCCAATACATGAGACGAAAAAACCACACGCACCAGCAGGACATCGACGACCTGAAGAGGCAGAACGCACTGCTGGAGCAGCAAG TCCGTGCTCTGGAGAAGGTGAAGGGCTCCGCGCAGCTCCAGGCCAGCTACTCCTCGTCTGACAGCAGCCTGTATACCAACCCCAAAGGCAGTGCCGTGTCGGCGTTCGACGGGGGCTCTGACTCCAGCTCCGAGTCCGAGGCCGAGTCGGAGCCTCCCAACAGGAAGAAGCTGCGCGTGGAGGCCAGCTAG
- the max gene encoding protein max isoform X1, with the protein MSDNDDIEVDSDEDSPRYHCVADKRAHHNALERKRRDHIKDSFHSLRDSVPALQGEKVGTAQPAAPPGTRCSGSHQSTKQASRAQILDKATEYIQYMRRKNHTHQQDIDDLKRQNALLEQQVRALEKVKGSAQLQASYSSSDSSLYTNPKGSAVSAFDGGSDSSSESEAESEPPNRKKLRVEAS; encoded by the exons ATGAGTGATAACGATGACATCGAAGTCGATAGTGAC GAAGACTCGCCGAGATATCACTGTGTG GCAGACAAACGGGCACACCACAATGCACTGGAGCGCAAACGTAGGGACCACATCAAAGACAGCTTTCACAGCCTCCGGGACTCGGTACCTGCCCTGCAGGGAGAAAAGGTTGGTACAGCTcagcctgcagctcctccaggcACACGATGTTCAGGCTCTCAT CAGTCTACCAAACAGGCGTCTCGAGCTCAAATCCTAGACAAAGCCACAGAGTACATCCAATACATGAGACGAAAAAACCACACGCACCAGCAGGACATCGACGACCTGAAGAGGCAGAACGCACTGCTGGAGCAGCAAG TCCGTGCTCTGGAGAAGGTGAAGGGCTCCGCGCAGCTCCAGGCCAGCTACTCCTCGTCTGACAGCAGCCTGTATACCAACCCCAAAGGCAGTGCCGTGTCGGCGTTCGACGGGGGCTCTGACTCCAGCTCCGAGTCCGAGGCCGAGTCGGAGCCTCCCAACAGGAAGAAGCTGCGCGTGGAGGCCAGCTAG
- the max gene encoding protein max isoform X3, translated as MSDNDDIEVDSDADKRAHHNALERKRRDHIKDSFHSLRDSVPALQGEKVGTAQPAAPPGTRCSGSHQSTKQASRAQILDKATEYIQYMRRKNHTHQQDIDDLKRQNALLEQQVRALEKVKGSAQLQASYSSSDSSLYTNPKGSAVSAFDGGSDSSSESEAESEPPNRKKLRVEAS; from the exons ATGAGTGATAACGATGACATCGAAGTCGATAGTGAC GCAGACAAACGGGCACACCACAATGCACTGGAGCGCAAACGTAGGGACCACATCAAAGACAGCTTTCACAGCCTCCGGGACTCGGTACCTGCCCTGCAGGGAGAAAAGGTTGGTACAGCTcagcctgcagctcctccaggcACACGATGTTCAGGCTCTCAT CAGTCTACCAAACAGGCGTCTCGAGCTCAAATCCTAGACAAAGCCACAGAGTACATCCAATACATGAGACGAAAAAACCACACGCACCAGCAGGACATCGACGACCTGAAGAGGCAGAACGCACTGCTGGAGCAGCAAG TCCGTGCTCTGGAGAAGGTGAAGGGCTCCGCGCAGCTCCAGGCCAGCTACTCCTCGTCTGACAGCAGCCTGTATACCAACCCCAAAGGCAGTGCCGTGTCGGCGTTCGACGGGGGCTCTGACTCCAGCTCCGAGTCCGAGGCCGAGTCGGAGCCTCCCAACAGGAAGAAGCTGCGCGTGGAGGCCAGCTAG
- the max gene encoding protein max isoform X6: MSDNDDIEVDSDADKRAHHNALERKRRDHIKDSFHSLRDSVPALQGEKQSTKQASRAQILDKATEYIQYMRRKNHTHQQDIDDLKRQNALLEQQVRALEKVKGSAQLQASYSSSDSSLYTNPKGSAVSAFDGGSDSSSESEAESEPPNRKKLRVEAS; the protein is encoded by the exons ATGAGTGATAACGATGACATCGAAGTCGATAGTGAC GCAGACAAACGGGCACACCACAATGCACTGGAGCGCAAACGTAGGGACCACATCAAAGACAGCTTTCACAGCCTCCGGGACTCGGTACCTGCCCTGCAGGGAGAAAAG CAGTCTACCAAACAGGCGTCTCGAGCTCAAATCCTAGACAAAGCCACAGAGTACATCCAATACATGAGACGAAAAAACCACACGCACCAGCAGGACATCGACGACCTGAAGAGGCAGAACGCACTGCTGGAGCAGCAAG TCCGTGCTCTGGAGAAGGTGAAGGGCTCCGCGCAGCTCCAGGCCAGCTACTCCTCGTCTGACAGCAGCCTGTATACCAACCCCAAAGGCAGTGCCGTGTCGGCGTTCGACGGGGGCTCTGACTCCAGCTCCGAGTCCGAGGCCGAGTCGGAGCCTCCCAACAGGAAGAAGCTGCGCGTGGAGGCCAGCTAG